The proteins below come from a single Halostagnicola larsenii XH-48 genomic window:
- a CDS encoding type II secretion system F family protein: MSTDSTRTAASDHAGLDGSAGAWSPRSHSPLGGDHQLANALERKLGQARMATTGERYLARALWLGVVAGLGCSAIGAMVGYGLFASELVGLESVFRSSTPVVSLGPDRTLEALAVVVGTALLFGVVGGAVCVCSMIGIPYARASARAREIAVLLPDVVSYMYALSVGGLDHLEIIEAVADAEDAYGEVALEFQTIVRETEYVGVDYRTAIRARARETPSDELSQFLLDFLSTINSGGDCEQFLEEKTERHAQTARQRQERTLDTLELVGELYLTLSLFPLLLVVVVVVMQLVPGAAMADRLLYLTVYGLIPAIGLGFLVLVATVKRDDPGNGVLETADDDNRSRHGSGLGVLAGPVLGRLTGQPRIRARIARRELVHRIRAVGMKPHLFFRDHPRGTLVLTVPAASLVVGAAVITGESILPWSDGVDDPVMGTVRYLYGPLVLVLAPLAIFHEWNERRRNAVISTLSADLRTLSSVNDTGQTLLESLQTVSRTAGGKLATEFDAIHTKVAYGRSLDEALLEFANSYRIPRLARTTRLITDAQKATNHITPVLRTAAAASETHDDLEAERRSRTRTQIAIIVMTFLTILTVVAVLQTQFVETMGGLEYGSGAATNGDGAAGQLAATDPGTTLDADTLSVVFFHAVTIHAILSGFVCGYLRNADLLSGAKYVLALSSIALGIWLVVV; encoded by the coding sequence ATGAGTACTGACTCGACGAGAACCGCTGCCAGCGATCACGCGGGGCTCGATGGGAGCGCAGGCGCGTGGTCGCCACGTTCGCACTCCCCGCTCGGCGGCGACCACCAACTCGCGAACGCGCTCGAGCGGAAACTCGGGCAGGCCCGGATGGCCACAACGGGCGAGCGGTATCTGGCTCGAGCGCTGTGGCTCGGCGTCGTCGCCGGCCTCGGCTGCAGTGCCATCGGAGCGATGGTCGGCTACGGACTGTTCGCGTCGGAACTCGTTGGACTCGAATCGGTGTTTCGCTCTTCGACCCCTGTCGTATCGCTCGGCCCAGATCGGACACTCGAGGCGCTCGCGGTCGTCGTCGGAACGGCGCTCCTGTTCGGGGTAGTTGGCGGCGCAGTCTGTGTCTGTTCGATGATCGGAATCCCCTACGCTCGAGCGTCTGCCCGAGCGCGCGAGATAGCCGTCTTGCTCCCCGACGTCGTCTCGTATATGTACGCGCTGTCGGTCGGCGGGCTCGATCACCTCGAGATCATCGAGGCGGTTGCCGACGCGGAGGACGCCTACGGCGAGGTCGCACTGGAATTTCAGACCATCGTCAGAGAGACGGAATACGTCGGGGTCGATTACCGAACCGCCATCCGAGCGCGGGCGCGCGAAACCCCGAGCGACGAACTGTCGCAGTTCCTACTCGATTTCCTCTCGACCATCAACAGCGGCGGTGACTGCGAGCAATTTCTCGAAGAGAAAACGGAGCGACACGCACAGACCGCCAGGCAGCGACAGGAACGGACTCTCGACACGCTGGAATTAGTCGGCGAGTTGTATCTGACCCTCTCTCTGTTCCCGCTGTTGCTGGTGGTCGTCGTGGTCGTGATGCAACTCGTCCCGGGAGCGGCCATGGCTGATCGACTCCTCTATCTAACCGTCTACGGACTGATCCCCGCGATTGGCCTCGGATTTCTCGTTCTCGTGGCGACCGTCAAACGCGACGATCCCGGTAACGGCGTTCTCGAGACTGCAGACGACGATAACAGAAGCCGCCACGGGAGCGGTCTGGGGGTTCTCGCTGGGCCGGTCCTCGGACGGCTCACTGGGCAACCCCGAATACGCGCGAGGATCGCGAGGCGAGAACTCGTTCACCGGATACGGGCGGTCGGTATGAAGCCGCATCTGTTCTTTCGCGACCATCCCCGTGGGACGCTCGTTTTAACGGTTCCAGCGGCAAGTCTCGTCGTCGGTGCGGCGGTGATAACAGGCGAGAGTATCCTTCCGTGGAGCGACGGCGTCGACGACCCGGTCATGGGGACAGTTCGCTACCTCTACGGCCCGCTGGTTCTCGTGTTAGCGCCGCTCGCGATTTTCCACGAGTGGAACGAACGCCGTCGAAACGCGGTCATCAGCACGCTCTCTGCGGATCTCCGAACCCTCTCGAGCGTGAACGATACCGGACAAACCTTGCTCGAGTCGCTCCAGACGGTTTCGCGGACGGCCGGCGGAAAGCTAGCGACGGAGTTCGACGCCATACACACGAAAGTCGCCTACGGGCGGAGTCTGGACGAGGCGCTGCTCGAGTTCGCCAACAGCTATCGCATTCCGCGGCTGGCCAGAACGACGCGGCTCATCACCGACGCACAGAAAGCGACGAACCACATCACGCCGGTGTTACGGACGGCCGCGGCGGCGAGTGAGACCCACGATGATCTCGAGGCGGAACGGCGATCCCGGACGCGAACGCAGATCGCTATCATCGTCATGACGTTTCTGACGATCCTGACCGTCGTCGCCGTCTTGCAAACGCAGTTCGTCGAAACGATGGGCGGGCTCGAGTACGGCTCCGGGGCGGCCACGAACGGCGACGGAGCGGCCGGCCAACTGGCGGCCACCGATCCTGGCACCACGCTGGATGCCGACACGCTCTCAGTGGTGTTCTTTCACGCGGTGACCATCCATGCGATACTGTCGGGGTTCGTCTGTGGCTACCTCCGAAACGCGGACCTGTTGAGCGGGGCGAAGTACGTGCTCGCCCTTTCGTCCATCGCGCTCGGTATCTGGCTGGTGGTGGTCTGA
- a CDS encoding DUF7289 family protein codes for MKRTRIGRDGREDERAVTELVGFVLVFGTVVLAVALVSVVGVQSLDLHDQHQSAREVDRALIGLAGDFDDIARYEGVHERTHQLPVRGGRIETGESGPRVDLAVEHGDRIETESWQLGSLVYEDGSTAVAYEGGGVFRLSNMGERTPVVEPRLACTDGIALVSLVTIAEDGGSYRSDGPIPITATETGASYRKTFSDVRSLEVAVDTDGTDAHGWEGAFDEEWVRTSEGWACSGSNDDPIDRLSVHVVELDVEYAAAA; via the coding sequence ATGAAACGTACTCGAATCGGGAGGGATGGACGTGAAGACGAACGCGCGGTCACCGAACTCGTCGGTTTCGTTCTCGTCTTCGGGACGGTCGTTCTCGCAGTTGCGCTGGTGTCCGTCGTCGGCGTCCAGTCACTGGACCTGCACGACCAGCACCAATCAGCGCGGGAGGTCGACCGAGCACTGATCGGTCTTGCAGGGGACTTCGATGATATCGCCCGATACGAGGGCGTCCACGAGCGGACGCACCAACTGCCGGTCCGTGGCGGGCGGATCGAAACGGGCGAATCGGGACCGCGAGTCGACCTCGCGGTCGAACACGGCGATCGAATCGAAACCGAATCGTGGCAGCTCGGATCGCTCGTCTACGAGGACGGATCGACGGCGGTCGCCTACGAAGGCGGTGGCGTGTTTCGGCTGAGTAACATGGGCGAACGGACGCCAGTCGTCGAGCCACGATTGGCGTGTACAGACGGTATCGCACTCGTTTCGCTGGTGACGATCGCAGAAGACGGTGGTTCGTACCGATCCGATGGGCCGATTCCGATCACGGCGACAGAAACGGGAGCGTCGTACCGGAAGACGTTCTCCGACGTTCGCTCGCTCGAGGTTGCGGTCGATACCGACGGCACGGACGCCCATGGCTGGGAGGGAGCCTTCGACGAGGAATGGGTCCGGACCAGCGAGGGGTGGGCGTGTTCCGGATCGAACGACGACCCGATCGACCGGCTCTCGGTGCACGTCGTCGAACTCGACGTCGAGTACGCCGCCGCAGCCTGA
- a CDS encoding DUF7266 family protein yields MTGFRRDDRAISIALTHALTLGIATVLVATLLVSAGVLLEGETDRSVRESLETTGERLAADVLRVDGLGTAHGTTDEATVTVDYPETAANSRYRVAIVDCDELEQALSAGEYCLELTAQATGQSVSIPLGELEASVDADTSVRGGTIAIGHDGEKLGVWNP; encoded by the coding sequence ATGACCGGGTTTCGCCGCGACGATCGGGCAATTTCGATCGCGTTGACCCACGCACTCACACTCGGGATCGCGACGGTCCTCGTCGCAACTCTACTGGTCAGCGCCGGCGTGCTGCTGGAGGGCGAAACCGACCGCAGCGTGCGCGAGTCCCTCGAGACGACCGGTGAGCGACTCGCGGCCGACGTACTCCGAGTCGATGGCCTCGGGACCGCCCACGGGACGACCGACGAGGCGACGGTCACCGTAGACTACCCAGAAACTGCGGCGAACTCGAGATATCGGGTCGCGATCGTCGACTGTGACGAACTCGAGCAGGCGCTGTCTGCGGGCGAGTACTGTCTCGAACTCACCGCACAGGCAACCGGCCAGTCCGTCTCTATTCCGCTCGGCGAACTGGAGGCGAGCGTCGATGCGGACACGTCCGTTCGCGGCGGGACGATCGCGATCGGTCACGACGGCGAGAAGCTCGGGGTGTGGAATCCATGA
- a CDS encoding DUF7287 family protein has translation MVDGSRRPITIDRDDRRQRGQTTQDFAIGVGVFLIAVAFAFTAVPAITGTDAGPNERIADARTDQIATAIVGDLATDESPTELDGDRLRNEYADDEIQKRFGLRTADGVALESVRITLETIDRETELLTRGEDSASGRPTDSVERLVSVGDTEDCQVACRLVVEVWR, from the coding sequence ATGGTGGACGGCAGTCGGCGACCGATCACGATCGATCGAGACGACCGACGCCAGCGCGGGCAAACGACCCAGGACTTCGCCATCGGCGTCGGCGTGTTCCTGATCGCGGTTGCGTTCGCGTTCACCGCGGTGCCCGCGATCACCGGGACGGATGCGGGTCCGAACGAACGGATCGCCGACGCACGGACCGATCAGATCGCGACGGCCATCGTCGGCGACCTCGCGACCGACGAGAGCCCGACGGAACTGGACGGAGACCGCCTGCGAAACGAGTACGCAGACGACGAGATCCAGAAACGGTTCGGGCTTCGAACCGCGGACGGAGTGGCACTCGAGTCGGTACGCATCACGCTCGAGACGATCGATCGGGAGACCGAGCTCCTGACGCGAGGAGAGGACTCAGCAAGCGGTCGCCCGACGGATTCGGTCGAACGACTCGTTTCCGTCGGTGACACCGAAGACTGTCAAGTCGCCTGTCGGCTCGTCGTGGAGGTGTGGAGGTGA
- a CDS encoding DUF7288 family protein, producing the protein MRGVRRYPPQSKARRAAHTDPSRDTGRRRTDRGQAYTLEGVVGAAIVLAAVLVVYQTGGFTAAIAESERRDEQYRLQQQTHDALVVAATAPASTGNLSAFVRAWNGSRFSSGELEAFVLGEVLAEQFGESPRNREYRISFSYEDENATIARETVYATTDENPGSNAVAASYTETVVEDANEPDPHPSLEAESGPIAAVVDVEVTVW; encoded by the coding sequence ATGAGAGGTGTTCGTCGATACCCTCCTCAATCGAAAGCACGGCGAGCAGCGCACACCGATCCGTCACGAGACACAGGGCGACGGCGGACCGACCGCGGACAGGCGTATACGCTCGAGGGGGTCGTCGGCGCCGCAATCGTCCTCGCTGCGGTTCTCGTGGTGTATCAGACGGGCGGGTTCACGGCGGCCATCGCGGAATCCGAACGACGGGATGAACAATATCGGCTCCAGCAACAGACCCACGATGCGCTCGTCGTCGCAGCCACTGCCCCGGCGTCAACCGGAAACCTGTCGGCGTTCGTCCGCGCGTGGAACGGAAGCCGGTTTTCGAGCGGCGAACTCGAGGCGTTCGTACTTGGGGAAGTACTGGCCGAGCAGTTCGGAGAGTCGCCACGGAACCGTGAGTACCGAATCAGCTTCAGTTACGAAGACGAAAACGCCACGATAGCCCGCGAGACGGTGTATGCGACTACCGACGAGAACCCTGGGTCGAACGCCGTCGCAGCGAGTTATACGGAAACGGTCGTCGAGGACGCGAACGAACCCGATCCGCATCCGTCTTTAGAGGCCGAAAGCGGGCCGATCGCTGCCGTCGTAGACGTGGAGGTGACGGTCTGGTGA
- a CDS encoding DUF5803 family protein translates to MNRRLVLGILAVALLATTAGCSMFTGGISDEELDREQSYDDLRESNATVRIDIEGASLADGGEFRAVYDLNGTDELSMYRSSLYREEALDIYSVRYWYPNGTEVTGSDLDIEQGRSSTDVRVPDGNGTLAMSSHAGSKTFQLPTYVEGSYEVTPPEGHRTSNFLFGNVNPGGFERSVVDDQERLRWDNAETPISVQYYNARDIPLFLGLIGVVGVVGGAGVAYYYRQVKQLERRRKEAGIDLEGGDESDDDPPGRP, encoded by the coding sequence ATGAACCGACGTCTCGTTCTCGGAATTCTCGCCGTGGCGCTGCTCGCGACGACCGCGGGCTGTTCGATGTTCACCGGCGGCATCTCCGACGAGGAACTCGACCGCGAACAGAGCTACGACGACCTCAGGGAGAGCAATGCGACCGTCAGGATCGACATCGAGGGTGCGAGCCTGGCCGACGGCGGCGAGTTCCGCGCCGTCTACGATCTCAACGGCACCGACGAGCTATCGATGTACAGATCGTCGCTCTATCGCGAGGAGGCACTCGATATCTACAGCGTTCGGTACTGGTATCCAAACGGGACCGAAGTAACCGGCTCGGACCTCGATATCGAGCAAGGTCGCTCGAGCACGGACGTTCGGGTGCCCGACGGAAACGGAACGCTCGCGATGTCGAGCCACGCAGGGTCGAAAACGTTCCAGTTGCCAACGTACGTCGAGGGGAGCTACGAGGTTACCCCGCCGGAGGGCCACAGAACGTCGAATTTCCTGTTCGGAAACGTCAACCCAGGCGGGTTCGAGCGGTCGGTCGTCGACGACCAGGAACGACTCCGGTGGGACAACGCCGAAACCCCGATCTCCGTGCAGTATTACAACGCCCGAGATATTCCGCTCTTTCTTGGGCTCATCGGCGTCGTTGGCGTCGTCGGCGGTGCGGGGGTCGCCTACTACTACCGGCAAGTCAAGCAGTTAGAGCGACGTCGAAAGGAGGCGGGTATCGACCTCGAAGGCGGCGACGAGTCCGACGACGACCCACCAGGGCGGCCCTAA
- a CDS encoding DUF7261 family protein, with protein MRQSRDRGQVLLVGAIAIAFVLLALVAVFNGVVYTETASSNAASHERAPAESTTHGLVDGVEHLVTSAWDEETESFDDGLEGEIDEYVEQYQRTTATSERVVVSAEATVIENDSAGRRHNDDRASSAGEYVNLTVRYDSSTVSTERTHRIFGFGDGS; from the coding sequence GTGAGACAGTCACGAGACCGTGGCCAGGTCCTGCTCGTCGGCGCGATCGCGATCGCGTTCGTGCTCCTCGCTCTCGTTGCCGTCTTCAACGGCGTGGTGTACACGGAGACCGCCTCCTCGAACGCGGCGAGTCACGAACGGGCACCGGCAGAGTCGACGACGCACGGACTCGTCGACGGTGTCGAACACCTTGTCACGAGTGCCTGGGACGAGGAGACGGAATCGTTCGACGACGGCCTCGAGGGTGAGATCGACGAGTACGTCGAGCAGTACCAGCGAACGACCGCAACCAGCGAACGAGTCGTCGTGAGCGCCGAGGCGACAGTGATCGAAAACGACAGCGCGGGTCGACGCCACAATGACGATCGGGCATCAAGCGCCGGCGAATACGTCAACCTCACGGTTCGATACGACTCGAGCACCGTTTCGACCGAACGGACACACAGGATTTTCGGATTCGGTGATGGGTCATGA
- a CDS encoding chemotaxis protein CheD, whose amino-acid sequence MKQRDSAPSTPVPRKVGISDVIVATGAQTFKSYGLGSCLAIALYDPEATIGGLAHAMLPTNKSTATIEDLPGKYADTAVRALHRRTIDAGGCRSSLEAKVAGGSDMFEFDSLEDSVGKRNIETAKAELETLGVPLVAEDVGGSHGRTVEFILETGALVIETADDEQEDQTL is encoded by the coding sequence ATGAAACAGCGTGATTCTGCACCCAGCACTCCGGTTCCCCGGAAGGTTGGTATTTCAGATGTCATCGTCGCAACGGGAGCACAAACGTTCAAATCTTACGGCTTAGGCTCCTGTCTGGCGATCGCCCTCTACGACCCCGAAGCCACTATCGGCGGGCTTGCACACGCGATGTTACCCACCAACAAAAGCACCGCGACGATAGAGGATCTTCCAGGGAAGTACGCCGATACGGCGGTACGGGCGCTTCACCGCCGAACGATCGACGCCGGCGGCTGTCGGTCGTCGCTCGAGGCCAAAGTCGCGGGCGGCAGCGATATGTTCGAGTTCGACAGCCTCGAAGACAGCGTCGGCAAGCGCAATATTGAGACGGCCAAAGCGGAACTCGAAACCCTCGGCGTGCCCCTCGTTGCAGAAGACGTGGGCGGGAGTCACGGTCGAACCGTCGAGTTCATCCTCGAGACCGGTGCGCTCGTCATCGAAACGGCCGACGACGAACAGGAGGACCAGACGCTATGA